From one Amycolatopsis sp. FDAARGOS 1241 genomic stretch:
- the hutI gene encoding imidazolonepropionase yields MAVLITGIGELTTNDAELGKLSDAALVLDDGVVAWAGPAAKAPAADERVDVEGRAVLPGWVDSHTHLVFAGDRTAEFEARMAGKPYTAGGIAVTVGATREASDEQLAANLRRHVEEAAAQGTTCLETKTGYGLTVEDEARSARIAAEVADEVTYLGAHLVPPGADAESYVDLVCGEMLAAVAPHVRWADVFCETGAFDEAQSARVLKAAAERGLGLRVHGNQLGEGPGVRLAVELGAASVDHCTYLSGEDVEALAASGTVATLLPACDLSTRQALAPARRLLQAGATVALASNANPGSSYTTSMAFCVTTAVLQMRMTVDEAVWSATAGGARALRRDDVGYLRPGARADVHVLEAPSVTHLAYRPGVPLTHAVWRRGERMR; encoded by the coding sequence GTGGCAGTTCTGATCACGGGAATCGGTGAGCTCACCACCAACGACGCCGAACTGGGCAAGCTGTCCGACGCGGCGCTGGTGCTCGACGACGGCGTCGTCGCGTGGGCCGGGCCGGCCGCGAAGGCGCCGGCCGCGGACGAGCGGGTGGATGTCGAGGGGCGGGCCGTGCTGCCGGGGTGGGTGGACAGCCACACGCACCTCGTGTTCGCGGGCGACCGCACGGCGGAGTTCGAAGCGCGCATGGCCGGAAAGCCCTACACCGCGGGCGGAATCGCCGTCACGGTCGGGGCGACGCGGGAAGCGTCCGACGAGCAGCTGGCGGCGAACCTGCGCCGGCACGTCGAGGAGGCGGCCGCGCAGGGGACGACGTGCCTGGAGACCAAAACCGGGTACGGGCTGACTGTCGAGGACGAGGCTCGTTCGGCGCGGATCGCGGCGGAGGTGGCCGACGAGGTCACCTACCTCGGGGCGCACCTCGTGCCGCCGGGCGCGGACGCGGAGTCCTATGTAGACCTGGTCTGCGGCGAGATGCTGGCCGCGGTGGCGCCGCATGTGCGGTGGGCCGACGTGTTCTGCGAGACGGGCGCGTTCGACGAGGCACAGTCGGCGCGGGTGCTCAAGGCGGCGGCGGAGCGGGGGCTCGGGTTGCGGGTGCACGGCAACCAGCTGGGCGAGGGACCCGGCGTGCGGCTCGCGGTGGAGCTGGGCGCGGCGAGCGTGGATCACTGCACGTACCTCAGTGGCGAGGACGTCGAGGCGCTGGCGGCGTCGGGAACGGTGGCGACCCTGTTGCCCGCGTGCGATCTGTCGACCCGGCAGGCGCTGGCGCCGGCGCGGCGGTTGCTCCAGGCGGGCGCGACGGTCGCGTTGGCCAGCAACGCGAACCCGGGCAGCTCGTACACGACGTCGATGGCGTTCTGCGTGACGACAGCGGTGCTGCAGATGCGGATGACCGTGGACGAGGCCGTGTGGTCGGCCACGGCCGGCGGTGCGCGGGCGTTGCGGCGCGACGACGTCGGCTACCTGCGGCCGGGCGCGCGGGCTGACGTGCACGTGCTGGAGGCGCCTTCGGTGACGCACCTCGCGTACCGGCCCGGGGTGCCGCTCACGCACGCGGTGTGGAGGCGGGGTGAGCGGATGCGCTGA
- a CDS encoding formimidoylglutamate deiminase produces MTTYWCERAWLPDGIADGVLVQVRDGLITSVTAGSPRSGTVLAGLTLPGFANGHSHAFHRALRGRTHHERGTFWTWRERMYSLAARLDPDAYYRLARGVYAEMVLAGYTSVGEFHYLHHAPGGRPYASPNAMGEALREAAREAGLRLTLLDTCYLAGGIGVPPDEVQQRFSDGSAQQWATRVAALAEDELFRVGGAIHSVRAVPGADLPTVDAAVPAGRPLHIHLSEQRAENEQCEAAYGCTPTVLLQHHGVLGERLVAVHATHLTDQDVKWLGDARAAACFCPTTERDLGDGIGPARQLLDAGVRLGVGSDSNAVVDAFEETRALELDDRLASEERGRFTAGELLAAGTDHASVGWPEVGRLAVGAGADLVTVALDSVRTAGIEPSGVVFAAGAADVRHVVVAGRDVVREGCHVLVERPETVLAEEIEALWQF; encoded by the coding sequence ATGACCACGTACTGGTGCGAACGGGCGTGGCTGCCCGACGGGATCGCGGACGGCGTGCTGGTGCAGGTGCGTGATGGGCTGATCACGTCGGTCACGGCGGGGTCACCCCGGTCCGGTACCGTCCTCGCGGGGCTGACGCTGCCGGGGTTCGCCAACGGCCATTCGCACGCGTTCCACCGTGCGCTGCGGGGCCGGACGCACCACGAGCGTGGCACGTTCTGGACGTGGCGCGAGCGCATGTACTCGCTCGCCGCACGGCTGGACCCGGACGCCTACTACCGGCTCGCGCGGGGCGTCTACGCGGAGATGGTGCTCGCCGGCTACACCAGCGTCGGCGAGTTCCACTACCTGCACCACGCGCCGGGCGGACGGCCGTACGCCTCGCCCAACGCGATGGGCGAAGCGTTGCGCGAGGCCGCGCGCGAAGCCGGCCTTCGACTGACGTTGCTAGACACGTGTTACCTCGCGGGCGGCATCGGTGTGCCGCCGGACGAGGTGCAGCAGCGGTTTTCCGACGGTTCGGCGCAGCAGTGGGCTACGCGGGTTGCGGCGCTGGCGGAGGACGAGTTGTTCCGCGTCGGCGGGGCGATCCATTCCGTGCGCGCGGTGCCGGGTGCCGACCTGCCGACGGTCGACGCGGCGGTGCCGGCCGGGCGGCCGCTGCACATCCACCTGTCCGAGCAGCGGGCGGAGAACGAGCAGTGCGAGGCGGCCTACGGCTGCACGCCGACTGTTCTGCTGCAGCACCACGGCGTGCTGGGTGAACGGCTGGTCGCGGTGCACGCGACGCACCTGACCGACCAGGACGTCAAGTGGCTCGGCGACGCGCGGGCGGCCGCGTGCTTCTGCCCGACGACCGAACGCGACCTCGGCGACGGCATCGGGCCCGCGCGGCAGCTGCTCGACGCGGGTGTGCGGCTCGGCGTCGGCAGCGACAGCAACGCCGTGGTCGACGCCTTCGAGGAAACCCGCGCGCTGGAGCTCGACGACCGGCTGGCGAGCGAGGAACGCGGCCGGTTCACGGCCGGGGAGCTGCTCGCGGCGGGCACGGACCACGCGTCCGTCGGGTGGCCGGAGGTGGGGCGGCTGGCGGTCGGCGCCGGGGCGGACCTGGTGACAGTGGCGCTGGATTCCGTGCGCACGGCGGGGATCGAGCCGTCGGGGGTGGTGTTCGCCGCCGGGGCCGCGGACGTGCGGCACGTGGTCGTCGCGGGCCGGGACGTGGTGCGCGAGGGCTGTCACGTGCTCGTGGAGCGACCGGAAACCGTACTGGCCGAGGAGATCGAGGCGCTGTGGCAGTTCTGA
- a CDS encoding MFS transporter, with the protein MTVVPAPEAVPRGRLEVSHRTGFWFAAVAFTILMAFGTAPTPLWPLYAAHDGFSTTMLTVAFAMMVIGASVAFACFGHLSDLFGRRVVTASSLVVAIVASVTLALWPELPGLLLGRFLNGISTGLMASTATVYLHDLHDHARPHHASSPLPAVVSTMATLGGLALGPLVAGCVAQWSTDPLLITQAGFGLALLLCLGLVLVTPETLERRTGAKSRFSLVHRGHLGFSAASGAAFFSFAILGLLSAMGAKMLQDELHLGSHFMAGFAPFLMFGASALGLLLLWSFSVGQTLVTGMVVAPIGLALVVVSLVHPLLWLYLLALVLAGAGCGALFKGGVGRTHSVAVPHARAGVLAMFFVIAYLGMGLPPILFSITLASAGLAAAMAVFAVVLSIGAVIAATIGARWRAVEQG; encoded by the coding sequence ATGACTGTGGTCCCCGCCCCGGAAGCGGTCCCTCGCGGCCGGCTGGAGGTCTCGCACCGAACGGGTTTCTGGTTCGCCGCGGTGGCCTTCACGATCCTCATGGCGTTCGGCACCGCTCCCACCCCGCTGTGGCCGCTGTATGCGGCGCACGACGGCTTCAGCACCACCATGCTCACGGTCGCCTTCGCGATGATGGTGATCGGCGCGAGCGTCGCGTTCGCGTGCTTCGGGCACCTGTCCGATCTGTTCGGCCGCCGCGTCGTGACCGCGTCCTCGCTGGTCGTCGCGATCGTCGCGTCGGTCACGCTCGCGCTGTGGCCGGAGCTGCCGGGCCTGCTGCTGGGCCGCTTCCTCAACGGCATCAGCACCGGGCTCATGGCCTCGACCGCCACCGTCTACCTGCACGACCTCCACGACCACGCCCGGCCGCACCACGCGTCGTCGCCGCTGCCCGCCGTGGTGTCGACCATGGCGACGCTCGGTGGGCTCGCCCTCGGCCCGCTGGTCGCCGGGTGCGTGGCGCAGTGGAGCACCGATCCGCTGCTGATCACACAGGCCGGGTTCGGCTTGGCACTCCTGCTGTGCCTCGGACTCGTGCTCGTCACACCGGAAACGCTCGAACGGCGCACGGGTGCGAAGAGCCGGTTCTCGCTCGTGCACCGCGGGCACCTCGGCTTCAGCGCCGCGTCGGGCGCCGCGTTCTTCTCCTTCGCCATCCTGGGGCTGCTCAGCGCGATGGGCGCGAAGATGCTGCAGGACGAGCTGCACCTCGGTTCGCACTTCATGGCCGGGTTCGCGCCGTTCCTCATGTTCGGCGCGTCAGCGCTGGGGTTGCTGCTGCTGTGGTCGTTCAGCGTGGGGCAGACGCTCGTCACCGGCATGGTCGTGGCGCCGATCGGGCTGGCCCTCGTGGTGGTTTCACTGGTCCACCCGCTGCTGTGGCTGTACCTGCTCGCACTCGTGCTGGCCGGCGCCGGCTGTGGGGCGCTGTTCAAGGGCGGCGTCGGGCGAACGCACTCGGTGGCGGTACCGCACGCGCGCGCCGGTGTGCTGGCCATGTTCTTCGTGATCGCCTACCTCGGCATGGGCCTGCCGCCGATCCTGTTCAGCATCACCCTCGCCTCCGCCGGTCTCGCCGCGGCGATGGCGGTCTTCGCCGTCGTGCTGTCGATCGGCGCGGTGATCGCGGCGACGATCGGTGCGCGCTGGCGCGCGGTCGAGCAGGGCTGA
- the hutH gene encoding histidine ammonia-lyase, with translation MPEPVLLGSKPMTAAEVVGVVRGHTPVGLAEAAEKNLAATRQHIEDLAHATSPTYGVSTGFGALATRHIPVESRTALQRSLIRSHAAGAGPAVETEVVRALMLLRLRTLASGYTGVRPETAQALAALLNAGITPVVHEYGSLGCSGDLAPLAAVALALMGEGEVDHDGVRKPAAEALEAAGVTPVVLAEKEGLALTNGTDGMLGMLLLAAADLHRLLDIADLIAAMSVEALLGTDRAFAADLQALRPHPGQATSAARMFAALQGSKIVESHRGPDCNRVQDAYSLRCAPQVHGAARDTLAHAELVADRELRSAVDNPVVLADGRVESNGNFHGAPVAYVLDFLAVPVADVASMAERRTDRMLDKARSHGLPPFLAHDPGVDSGHMIAQYTQAAVVSELKRLAVPASVDSIPSSAMQEDHVSMGWSAARKLRKAVDGLTTVLAIELLTAARALDFRAPLEPSPVTGAVRDLLRTKVAGPGPDRHLAPEIAAAEELVRSGAVLAAARLEV, from the coding sequence ATGCCGGAACCAGTGCTCTTGGGCTCGAAGCCGATGACCGCGGCCGAGGTCGTCGGCGTCGTCCGCGGACACACACCCGTCGGGCTCGCCGAGGCGGCCGAGAAGAACCTCGCCGCTACTCGCCAGCACATCGAGGACCTCGCGCACGCGACTTCGCCCACGTACGGCGTCTCCACGGGCTTCGGCGCGCTCGCCACGCGGCACATCCCCGTGGAGAGCCGCACCGCGTTGCAACGCAGCCTGATCCGCTCGCACGCGGCGGGCGCGGGGCCCGCGGTGGAGACCGAGGTCGTCCGCGCGTTGATGCTGCTGCGCCTGCGGACGCTCGCCAGCGGGTACACGGGCGTGCGCCCGGAGACGGCGCAAGCGCTTGCGGCCCTGCTCAACGCGGGGATCACTCCCGTCGTCCACGAGTACGGATCACTCGGCTGCTCGGGTGACCTCGCACCGCTCGCTGCGGTCGCGCTCGCGCTGATGGGCGAGGGCGAGGTCGACCACGACGGCGTACGCAAACCCGCCGCCGAGGCACTGGAGGCGGCCGGCGTCACGCCCGTCGTGCTGGCCGAGAAGGAAGGCCTGGCGCTCACCAACGGCACCGACGGCATGCTCGGCATGCTGCTGCTCGCGGCCGCCGACCTGCACCGGCTGCTGGACATCGCCGACCTCATCGCGGCGATGAGCGTCGAAGCGCTGCTGGGCACCGACCGGGCGTTCGCCGCGGACCTGCAGGCGCTGCGGCCGCATCCCGGGCAGGCGACGAGCGCGGCGCGGATGTTCGCCGCGCTGCAGGGGTCGAAGATCGTGGAGAGCCACCGCGGGCCCGACTGCAACCGCGTGCAAGACGCGTACTCGCTGCGATGCGCTCCGCAGGTCCACGGCGCCGCGCGCGACACGCTCGCTCACGCTGAACTCGTCGCCGACCGCGAGCTGCGGTCCGCTGTGGACAACCCCGTGGTGCTGGCCGACGGGCGGGTCGAGTCCAACGGCAACTTCCACGGCGCACCCGTGGCGTACGTACTGGACTTCCTCGCAGTGCCGGTCGCCGACGTCGCCAGCATGGCCGAGCGGCGCACCGACCGGATGCTCGACAAGGCGCGTTCCCACGGCCTGCCGCCGTTCCTGGCCCACGACCCGGGGGTCGACTCCGGGCACATGATCGCCCAGTACACGCAGGCCGCCGTGGTCAGCGAGCTCAAGCGGCTCGCGGTGCCCGCGTCGGTCGACTCCATCCCGAGCAGCGCGATGCAGGAGGACCACGTCTCCATGGGCTGGTCTGCGGCCCGGAAGCTGCGCAAGGCCGTCGACGGCCTGACGACGGTGCTGGCGATCGAGCTGCTCACCGCCGCCCGTGCGCTCGACTTCCGCGCACCGCTCGAACCTTCGCCGGTCACCGGCGCGGTGCGTGACCTGCTCCGCACGAAGGTCGCGGGCCCCGGCCCCGACCGTCACCTGGCGCCCGAGATCGCGGCTGCCGAAGAACTCGTCCGCTCCGGCGCCGTCCTGGCCGCCGCCCGTCTGGAGGTCTGA
- a CDS encoding IclR family transcriptional regulator yields MSSSDVPALRHGLAVLRLLARHAGPVSAATVARDLHLPRSTTYHLLNELTAAGFVAHLPAERRYGLGIAAFELGSAYLRHDPLERLAAPLLRKLVDRVGHTAHLGVLHGNESLYLIKERPARPETLVTDVGVRLPAQLTASGRAILRHLPAAHVRALFPTAGSFVLRTSRGPDSLAALRRTLAAEQRLGWSVEDGHVTDGFASVAAPVFDHGARPMASISVTLRHLCPNGSPDGSAGDGPCGETFPDFAAAVAEAAAELTGRIGGKTP; encoded by the coding sequence GTGAGCAGTTCGGACGTTCCCGCGCTCCGCCACGGCCTCGCCGTGCTGCGGCTGCTCGCGCGCCACGCCGGCCCCGTCTCCGCGGCCACCGTGGCCCGCGACCTGCACCTGCCGCGCTCGACGACCTACCACCTGCTCAACGAGCTCACCGCCGCGGGCTTCGTCGCCCACCTGCCCGCCGAACGGCGCTACGGCCTCGGCATCGCCGCGTTCGAGCTCGGCTCGGCCTACCTGCGGCACGACCCGCTCGAACGGCTGGCCGCCCCGCTCCTGCGCAAGCTCGTGGACCGCGTCGGCCACACCGCCCACCTGGGCGTGCTGCACGGCAACGAATCCCTGTACCTGATCAAGGAACGCCCCGCCCGCCCCGAAACCCTCGTGACGGACGTCGGGGTCCGCCTGCCGGCGCAGCTCACCGCGTCGGGCCGCGCGATCCTGCGCCACCTGCCCGCGGCACACGTCCGCGCGCTGTTCCCGACGGCCGGCTCGTTCGTGCTGCGGACCAGCCGCGGACCCGATTCACTGGCCGCCCTGCGCCGCACGCTGGCGGCGGAACAGCGGCTCGGCTGGTCGGTCGAGGACGGCCACGTGACCGACGGGTTCGCCTCCGTCGCGGCCCCGGTGTTCGACCACGGCGCCCGCCCGATGGCGTCGATCTCCGTGACGCTGCGCCATCTCTGCCCCAACGGCAGCCCCGACGGCAGCGCCGGCGACGGCCCGTGCGGCGAGACGTTCCCGGACTTCGCCGCGGCCGTCGCGGAAGCAGCCGCCGAACTGACCGGCCGCATCGGCGGCAAGACCCCCTGA
- a CDS encoding allantoate amidohydrolase has product MTASGLLDEIAGVGRDGRRGGYSRHAFDAPEHDLRAWFVERAERLGLAVETDRNGNMWAWWGAPGPDAVVTGSHLDSVPGGGAFDGPLGVTSALAAVEALQAKGFRPAKPFAVVVFAEEEGGRFGVPCLGSRLLTGTITADRARALRDPDGVTFWEAAAKSGLDVDRIGAEPDRLGLIGRFLELHVEQGRGLIDLGSPVAVGSTVIAHGRWRFSFTGQGNHAGATLIADRVDPMLPAAETVVAVRRLAKARPDARATVGRLVPTPGGTNVIASTVDLWLDARVPGTVTPELVEAITQAARAAAEAEGCELTVARESYSDDVVFDERLRRNLGEWLGGVPELPTGAGHDAAILAGFVPAGMLYVRNPTGISHSPEEFAEAGDVEAGARALAEVLERLAG; this is encoded by the coding sequence GTGACGGCCTCCGGGCTGCTCGACGAGATCGCCGGCGTCGGGCGCGACGGGAGGCGCGGCGGCTACTCCCGGCACGCGTTCGACGCTCCCGAGCACGACCTGCGCGCGTGGTTCGTCGAACGGGCGGAGCGGCTGGGCCTGGCCGTGGAGACCGATCGCAACGGCAACATGTGGGCCTGGTGGGGCGCACCGGGGCCGGACGCTGTGGTGACCGGCAGCCACCTCGACTCGGTGCCGGGCGGCGGCGCGTTCGACGGGCCGCTCGGCGTGACGAGCGCTCTGGCGGCCGTGGAGGCGTTGCAGGCCAAGGGCTTCCGGCCCGCCAAGCCGTTCGCGGTGGTCGTGTTCGCCGAGGAGGAAGGCGGCCGGTTCGGGGTGCCGTGTCTCGGCTCGCGGCTGCTGACGGGCACCATCACCGCGGACCGGGCGCGGGCGCTGCGCGACCCGGACGGGGTCACGTTCTGGGAGGCGGCCGCGAAGTCCGGTCTCGACGTGGACCGGATCGGCGCGGAGCCCGACCGGCTGGGGCTCATCGGGCGGTTCCTGGAGCTGCACGTGGAGCAGGGCCGAGGGCTGATCGACCTGGGTTCGCCGGTGGCGGTCGGCAGCACGGTGATCGCCCACGGACGGTGGCGGTTCTCCTTCACCGGGCAGGGAAACCACGCCGGCGCGACGCTGATCGCCGACCGCGTGGACCCAATGCTGCCGGCGGCCGAGACCGTGGTCGCCGTGCGGCGGCTGGCGAAGGCGCGACCCGACGCGCGGGCGACCGTCGGCCGGCTGGTGCCGACCCCCGGTGGCACGAACGTCATCGCGTCCACCGTGGACCTGTGGCTCGACGCGCGGGTGCCGGGCACGGTCACGCCTGAGCTGGTCGAGGCCATCACCCAGGCTGCCCGCGCGGCTGCCGAGGCAGAGGGCTGTGAGCTGACCGTCGCGCGCGAGTCGTACTCCGACGACGTCGTATTCGACGAGCGCCTTCGGCGCAACCTGGGGGAATGGCTCGGCGGCGTGCCGGAGCTGCCCACGGGCGCGGGCCACGACGCGGCGATCCTGGCCGGGTTCGTGCCGGCCGGGATGCTGTACGTGCGCAATCCCACGGGCATCAGCCACTCTCCGGAGGAGTTCGCCGAGGCCGGCGACGTGGAGGCCGGCGCGCGGGCGCTGGCCGAGGTGCTGGAACGGCTGGCGGGATGA
- the ggt gene encoding gamma-glutamyltransferase — protein MSRRRTLTALLSAGLTVGLVAAAAPAASAHPGTADKQPVAEGYGGAVVSDTVESTQAGIDVLRRGGTAADAAVAVAATLGVTDPYVAGPGGGGYFVYYDAKTKRISTIDGRETTPAADKPDMFIDPATGQPYAFETAVESGKSVGVPGMVATWQRALQRWGKFSLADDLRPAVQVADRGFVVNQTFADQTTSLKDKLSHFAPSAALFLPGGEAPKVGSVFRNPDLAETYRQISHQGIGALYGGSVGRDLVKTVQNPPLAQGAPIKSIPGPMQLSDLRAYGALDGSPTHVNYRGYDVYGMAPSSSGGITVGESLNILGNFDLSKMDRVQALHHYLEASRLAFADRNRYIGDSRYVKVPQQQLLSKQFAATRACQIDPDKAGLSPVAPGDPYSTGGGCETGTAASSDSNEQHTNHFVVSDKQGNVVSYTNTIEQLAGSGITVSGRGFLLNNELTDFNFAPTQGTAPDPNLPAPGKRPRSSMSPTIVLKDGKPVLAVGSPGGATIITTVLQVLVNRLDFGMGLPDAIAAPRASQRNAKTSDAEPAFLAQPTTAGLQALGQSFTNVGSIGVAAGLEFERGGKILAAGEPVRRGGTSAMVVSTHR, from the coding sequence ATGAGCCGACGTCGAACACTCACCGCCCTGCTGTCCGCGGGGCTGACCGTGGGGCTGGTGGCCGCTGCCGCGCCGGCGGCCTCGGCCCACCCGGGTACCGCGGACAAGCAACCGGTCGCCGAGGGCTACGGCGGGGCGGTCGTGTCGGACACCGTCGAATCCACGCAGGCCGGCATCGACGTCCTGCGCCGGGGCGGGACCGCCGCCGACGCCGCCGTCGCGGTCGCCGCCACACTCGGGGTCACCGACCCGTACGTCGCCGGGCCCGGCGGTGGCGGGTACTTCGTCTACTACGACGCGAAGACCAAGCGGATCTCGACCATCGACGGCCGCGAGACCACGCCGGCGGCGGACAAGCCCGACATGTTCATCGATCCCGCCACCGGGCAGCCGTACGCGTTCGAGACCGCCGTCGAGAGCGGCAAGTCCGTCGGCGTGCCCGGCATGGTCGCCACGTGGCAGCGCGCGCTGCAGAGGTGGGGCAAGTTCAGCCTCGCCGACGACCTGCGGCCCGCCGTGCAGGTCGCGGACCGCGGGTTCGTGGTGAACCAGACGTTCGCCGACCAGACCACCTCGCTCAAGGACAAGCTGTCGCACTTCGCGCCCAGCGCCGCGCTGTTCCTGCCGGGCGGCGAGGCGCCGAAGGTCGGTTCGGTGTTCCGCAACCCGGACCTCGCCGAGACCTACCGCCAGATCAGCCACCAGGGCATCGGGGCGCTCTACGGCGGTTCCGTCGGCCGTGACCTGGTAAAAACGGTGCAGAACCCGCCATTGGCGCAGGGCGCGCCGATCAAGTCGATCCCCGGCCCGATGCAGCTGTCGGACCTGCGGGCCTACGGTGCTCTCGACGGGTCGCCGACGCACGTGAACTACCGCGGTTACGACGTCTACGGCATGGCGCCCTCCTCCAGCGGTGGCATCACGGTGGGGGAATCGCTGAACATCCTGGGCAACTTCGACCTGTCCAAGATGGACCGGGTGCAGGCGCTGCACCACTACCTGGAGGCGAGCCGGCTCGCCTTCGCCGACCGCAACCGCTACATCGGCGACTCCCGCTACGTGAAAGTGCCGCAGCAGCAGCTGCTGTCGAAGCAGTTCGCGGCCACGCGCGCGTGCCAGATCGACCCGGACAAAGCGGGGTTGAGCCCGGTTGCGCCCGGTGACCCGTACTCCACGGGTGGTGGGTGCGAGACGGGCACGGCTGCGTCGTCGGACAGCAACGAGCAGCACACCAACCACTTCGTGGTGAGCGACAAGCAGGGCAACGTCGTGTCGTATACGAACACGATCGAGCAGCTCGCGGGTAGTGGCATCACCGTGTCCGGCCGCGGCTTCCTGCTCAACAACGAGCTCACGGATTTCAACTTCGCGCCGACGCAGGGCACCGCGCCCGACCCCAACCTGCCGGCCCCGGGCAAGCGGCCGCGGTCGAGCATGTCGCCGACGATCGTGCTCAAGGACGGCAAGCCGGTGCTCGCGGTCGGTTCGCCGGGCGGCGCCACGATCATCACGACGGTGCTGCAGGTCCTGGTCAACCGGCTCGACTTCGGGATGGGCCTGCCGGACGCGATCGCCGCGCCGCGCGCTTCGCAGCGCAACGCCAAGACGAGTGACGCGGAGCCGGCGTTCCTCGCGCAGCCGACCACGGCGGGACTGCAGGCGCTGGGCCAGAGCTTCACCAACGTTGGTTCGATCGGCGTCGCGGCCGGGCTCGAATTCGAGCGCGGCGGCAAGATCCTCGCGGCCGGTGAACCCGTCCGCCGGGGCGGTACCTCGGCGATGGTGGTTTCCACGCACCGCTGA
- the hutU gene encoding urocanate hydratase: protein MSRTVRAARGTQLTAKSWQTEAALRMFHNNLDPEVAERPEDLVVYGGTGKAARNWASFDAITRELTTLDNDETLLVQSGKPVGVFRTHEWAPRVLIANSNLVGDWATWPEFRRLEQQGLTMYGQMTAGSWIYIGTQGILQGTYETFAAVAKKRFGGNLRGTLTVTAGLGGMGGAQPLAVTMNDGVALVVECDPQRAHRRVETRYLDEVADDLDDAIRRVTAAKKERRPLSVAVVGNAAEVLPELLRRGVEVDIVTDQTSAHDPLSYLPKGVSVDDWHDYAAKKPDEFTDRAREAMADHVNAMLGFLDAGAEVFDYGNSLRGEAKLGGCERAFDFPGFVPAYLRPLFCEGNGPFRWAALSGDPEDIAATDRAMLELFPENESLARWIKLAGERVAFQGLPARICWLGYGERHLAGLRFNEMVARGELKAPVVIGRDHLDSGSVASPYRETEGMADGSDAIADWPLLNALVNTASGASWVSIHHGGGVGMGRSIHAGQVTVADGTPLAVQKLERVLTNDPGMGVIRHVDAGYDHATEIADERGVRIPMRDNA, encoded by the coding sequence ATGTCCCGCACCGTCCGCGCCGCGCGCGGCACGCAGCTGACCGCGAAGTCGTGGCAGACCGAAGCCGCGCTGCGCATGTTCCACAACAACCTCGACCCCGAGGTCGCCGAGCGGCCGGAGGACCTGGTCGTCTACGGCGGTACCGGCAAGGCCGCGCGCAACTGGGCGAGCTTCGACGCGATCACGCGTGAACTGACCACTTTGGACAACGACGAGACGCTGCTCGTCCAGTCGGGCAAGCCGGTCGGGGTGTTCCGCACGCACGAGTGGGCGCCGCGCGTGCTGATCGCGAACTCGAACCTCGTGGGCGACTGGGCGACCTGGCCCGAGTTCCGCCGCTTGGAGCAGCAGGGCCTCACGATGTACGGCCAGATGACGGCCGGTTCGTGGATCTACATCGGCACGCAGGGCATCCTGCAGGGCACCTACGAGACGTTCGCCGCCGTGGCCAAGAAGCGCTTCGGGGGTAACTTGCGCGGCACGCTCACCGTCACCGCCGGACTGGGTGGCATGGGCGGGGCCCAGCCGCTCGCGGTGACGATGAACGACGGGGTGGCCCTGGTCGTCGAGTGCGACCCGCAGCGCGCGCACCGCCGCGTGGAAACGCGTTACCTCGACGAAGTGGCCGACGACCTCGACGACGCGATCCGCCGCGTCACCGCCGCGAAGAAGGAGCGGCGGCCGCTGTCGGTGGCCGTGGTGGGCAACGCCGCGGAGGTGCTCCCGGAGCTGCTGCGCCGCGGCGTCGAGGTGGACATCGTGACCGACCAGACCTCGGCGCACGACCCGCTGTCCTACCTGCCCAAGGGCGTGAGCGTGGACGACTGGCACGACTACGCGGCCAAGAAACCCGACGAGTTCACCGACCGGGCGCGCGAGGCCATGGCCGACCACGTCAACGCCATGCTCGGCTTCCTCGACGCCGGCGCCGAGGTCTTCGACTACGGCAACTCCCTGCGCGGCGAGGCGAAGCTCGGCGGCTGCGAGCGCGCGTTCGACTTCCCGGGCTTCGTGCCCGCCTACCTCCGCCCGCTGTTCTGTGAGGGCAACGGCCCGTTCCGCTGGGCGGCGCTCTCGGGCGACCCCGAGGACATCGCGGCGACCGACCGCGCGATGCTCGAGCTGTTCCCGGAGAACGAGTCGCTGGCGCGCTGGATCAAGCTGGCCGGCGAGCGCGTGGCGTTCCAGGGGCTGCCGGCGCGGATCTGCTGGCTCGGCTACGGCGAACGCCACCTCGCGGGCCTGCGGTTCAACGAGATGGTGGCCCGCGGTGAGCTGAAGGCCCCCGTGGTCATCGGGCGCGACCACCTCGATTCCGGCAGCGTCGCGTCGCCGTACCGCGAGACCGAAGGCATGGCCGATGGCTCCGACGCGATCGCCGACTGGCCGCTGCTCAACGCGCTGGTCAACACCGCGTCGGGCGCGAGCTGGGTGTCGATCCACCACGGCGGCGGCGTCGGCATGGGCCGCTCGATCCACGCGGGCCAGGTGACCGTCGCCGACGGCACGCCGCTGGCCGTGCAGAAGCTCGAGCGGGTGCTGACCAACGATCCGGGCATGGGCGTGATCCGGCACGTGGACGCCGGTTACGACCACGCCACCGAGATCGCCGACGAGCGCGGCGTGCGGATCCCCATGCGGGACAACGCGTGA